A genome region from Myroides fluvii includes the following:
- the gldF gene encoding gliding motility-associated ABC transporter permease subunit GldF, which produces MKALCLREIKSFFGSPIGYLVIIVFLIINGVFLWVLDGNYNIPQSGFADLSPFFFLSPWVFLFLIPAVTMRSFSEEIKQGTIELLLTKPLSPWQIVLGKFFGVLVLVLLAILPTLVYVWVLQEYLLAGQTFDLGSVIGSYLGLLFLGAAYVAMGLFASALTSNQVVSFILAVLFCVVASYGLTLLDRVQALQGIGKLGINAHFSSISRGVIDTRDLLYFISFSALFLSLTVFRINQLRK; this is translated from the coding sequence ATGAAAGCACTGTGTTTGCGTGAGATTAAATCCTTTTTTGGATCGCCAATCGGCTATTTAGTTATCATTGTTTTTTTGATTATTAATGGAGTTTTTCTTTGGGTTTTGGATGGAAATTATAACATTCCTCAAAGTGGATTTGCCGATTTATCACCTTTTTTCTTTTTGTCACCTTGGGTATTCTTATTCTTAATTCCCGCAGTAACAATGAGAAGTTTTTCCGAAGAAATAAAGCAAGGAACCATCGAGTTGCTTTTGACCAAACCGCTATCTCCTTGGCAAATTGTTTTGGGTAAATTTTTTGGGGTATTGGTATTGGTACTTTTAGCTATTTTACCCACTTTGGTCTATGTATGGGTACTACAAGAGTACCTCTTAGCAGGGCAAACCTTTGATTTGGGAAGCGTGATTGGTTCGTATTTAGGATTGCTTTTCTTAGGAGCCGCTTATGTAGCTATGGGGCTTTTTGCCTCTGCTTTAACTAGCAACCAAGTGGTGTCTTTTATACTAGCTGTTTTGTTTTGTGTGGTTGCCTCTTATGGATTAACCTTATTAGACCGCGTACAAGCGCTACAGGGTATCGGTAAATTGGGAATTAATGCTCATTTTAGCAGTATATCAAGAGGAGTGATTGACACTAGAGATTTACTTTATTTTATCTCTTTTTCTGCTTTATTTTTAAGTTTGACCGTATTCCGAATTAATCAATTGCGCAAATAA
- a CDS encoding putative quinol monooxygenase, whose translation MFVRIVKLTLQEEKVDDFLNHFEKYKDQIRNFPGCQFLEVYRDKQQPNVFFTYSYWSEESDLETYKKSTLFGEVWPYFKKLFKEKAEAWSVDKYATLK comes from the coding sequence ATGTTTGTACGTATCGTAAAACTTACCTTACAAGAGGAAAAAGTCGATGATTTTTTAAATCATTTCGAAAAATATAAGGATCAAATTCGAAACTTTCCCGGTTGTCAATTCTTAGAGGTTTACAGAGATAAACAACAACCGAATGTGTTTTTTACCTATAGCTATTGGTCTGAAGAGTCCGATCTAGAAACCTATAAAAAATCAACGCTGTTTGGAGAAGTTTGGCCTTACTTTAAAAAACTATTCAAAGAAAAGGCTGAGGCGTGGAGCGTGGATAAATATGCTACTTTAAAATAA
- a CDS encoding isopenicillin N synthase family dioxygenase, giving the protein MQNIPSVNLRDFLSDDPVRKQKFVNEIGQAYEEIGFVALKGHFLDDQLVENLYTEVRNFFNLPLETKAKYEIPGIGGQRGYVSFGKEHAKGRSEGDLKEFFHFGQYVENNPELEKSYPANVSVDELPQFNPIGKETYQMLEKTGVYVLRALSLYLGLDEFYFDKFVKNGNSILRPIHYPPITDEPKNAVRAAAHGDINLITLLMGAQGKGLQVQNHKGEWIDAIAAEDELVINVGDMLSRHSNNRLKSTIHQVVNPPRELWSTSRFSIPFFMHPISEMPLNCLANCIDEANPKKFDDITAGEFLHQRLVELGLIK; this is encoded by the coding sequence ATGCAAAACATTCCTAGTGTTAACTTACGTGATTTCCTATCGGATGACCCGGTACGTAAACAAAAGTTTGTAAATGAAATCGGCCAAGCCTACGAAGAAATTGGATTCGTAGCATTAAAAGGACACTTCTTAGATGATCAATTAGTTGAGAATCTATACACGGAAGTCCGCAATTTTTTCAACCTTCCCCTAGAGACTAAAGCGAAATACGAAATCCCTGGCATTGGTGGCCAAAGAGGATATGTATCCTTTGGAAAAGAGCATGCCAAAGGACGATCAGAAGGGGATCTAAAAGAATTTTTTCACTTTGGACAATATGTTGAAAACAATCCTGAATTAGAGAAAAGCTATCCTGCCAATGTAAGTGTTGATGAATTACCTCAATTCAACCCTATTGGTAAAGAAACGTATCAAATGTTAGAAAAAACAGGTGTTTACGTCTTGCGTGCTTTATCGCTGTACTTGGGACTTGACGAATTTTACTTCGATAAATTTGTCAAAAATGGAAATAGTATTCTAAGACCTATTCACTATCCACCAATCACAGACGAACCCAAAAATGCTGTTCGCGCAGCAGCTCATGGAGACATCAACTTGATTACCTTACTTATGGGAGCGCAAGGAAAAGGATTACAAGTACAGAATCACAAAGGGGAATGGATCGATGCGATTGCTGCAGAAGACGAATTAGTAATCAACGTGGGAGATATGTTATCTAGACATTCAAATAACCGCCTGAAATCAACAATTCACCAAGTGGTTAATCCTCCAAGAGAATTGTGGAGTACTTCTCGTTTTTCTATTCCTTTCTTTATGCATCCTATTAGTGAAATGCCTTTGAATTGTTTAGCGAATTGTATTGATGAAGCTAATCCTAAAAAATTTGACGATATCACCGCTGGTGAATTTTTA
- a CDS encoding SAM hydrolase/SAM-dependent halogenase family protein: MQRIITLTTDFGYTDYYVGVLKGKIYSNIQNCNVVDISHGVRNYRVADAGFVLSMAYSHFPKGSIHILSVASAILPFSAAICVKYQDHYFIGTDNGAIAVALGTHEFEEAVAINHIEGMSTNDVFVYCAYQLCEGKELQAIGQPIDALYKMNLLLDNLTVKPNLIIGTYVYEDKFGNLVTNISRELFEQVGRGRNFGIRIKNRTITKINEYYADFNVNDPSELINKAGELLALFNEVGQLVVAIMYSTTNEPGGSIRTLLGVHLEDQLFIEFSEE, encoded by the coding sequence ATGCAGCGAATAATTACATTAACAACTGATTTTGGATATACAGATTATTATGTGGGGGTTTTAAAGGGAAAGATATATTCTAATATTCAAAATTGTAATGTAGTTGATATTTCCCATGGAGTGAGAAATTATAGAGTAGCCGATGCTGGTTTTGTGCTTTCCATGGCCTATAGTCACTTTCCTAAAGGAAGCATTCATATTTTATCTGTTGCTTCTGCTATCTTGCCTTTTTCGGCTGCTATTTGTGTGAAATATCAAGATCATTACTTTATTGGAACGGATAATGGAGCAATCGCAGTTGCATTGGGAACACACGAATTTGAAGAAGCCGTCGCCATTAACCACATAGAGGGGATGAGTACAAATGATGTCTTTGTCTACTGTGCTTATCAATTGTGTGAAGGAAAAGAACTTCAAGCAATCGGACAACCTATCGATGCGTTATATAAAATGAATTTATTGCTCGACAATCTCACGGTTAAACCTAATCTTATTATCGGAACTTATGTGTATGAGGATAAATTCGGAAATCTAGTGACAAATATTTCGAGAGAACTGTTTGAACAAGTAGGAAGAGGGAGAAACTTTGGTATTCGAATAAAAAATCGTACAATTACAAAAATAAATGAATACTACGCCGATTTTAACGTCAATGATCCAAGTGAACTAATTAATAAAGCAGGAGAATTACTTGCTTTATTTAATGAAGTTGGACAATTGGTTGTGGCGATTATGTATTCAACAACCAATGAACCTGGTGGTTCTATTCGAACGCTATTAGGTGTTCATCTAGAAGATCAGTTGTTTATAGAATTTAGTGAAGAGTAA
- the gldG gene encoding gliding motility-associated ABC transporter substrate-binding protein GldG, whose product MKRETKKNIVQLGSFIAGIVLLNSIGAFVYHRFDLTQDKRYTLSSITNEIVANVNEPILIEVLLEGQFSQEFVKLQSETRQLLEEFSAENSNILFRFVNPLEEGGGTEEQIINNLYGLGAKPVTLTVNDKGIQSQSLVFPWAFVSRGEQMVKVQLLKNRIGANTEEKVLTSIQHLEYAFTEAIAKINTPKSKKIAILKGNGQLEDQYIADFLMSAKDNYHLAPFTLDSVAKAPEQTLAQLREFDLAIIAKPTKAFDEKQIEVLDQFIMNGGKTLWLLDQVQADFDSLRAKGNMLAYPKDQSLGEMLFKYGVRINPLLVKDEVATPIKLALGRQGSETQYGEFIWKFAPFVYPESNHPIVKNIEGVRMDFVSPIDTLKNNIRKTVLLQSSQYSLTVGTPAEITLDILNEETAPEHYEGKGNYVLGVLLEGQFKSVFENRILPFALQNAKKQSEETKMIVISDGDMIKNQLDQNYQPMELGYDKWTNKLYGNKEFLFNAVNYLLDDSGLINLRTKEVKIPVLDKMKVFEQHSTIQIIVLVVPIVVLLVIGFLFSFFKRRAFVKK is encoded by the coding sequence ATGAAAAGAGAAACAAAGAAAAATATTGTTCAGCTCGGAAGTTTTATTGCTGGAATTGTGCTGCTAAATAGTATTGGGGCTTTTGTGTATCACCGTTTTGATTTGACACAAGACAAGCGGTATACCTTATCTTCTATTACCAATGAAATTGTAGCTAACGTAAATGAACCTATTTTAATCGAGGTGCTACTCGAAGGTCAGTTTTCTCAAGAATTTGTCAAATTACAAAGTGAAACTCGTCAATTGTTGGAAGAGTTTAGTGCTGAGAATTCAAATATCCTATTTCGCTTTGTCAATCCTTTAGAGGAAGGTGGCGGAACAGAAGAACAAATTATAAACAACCTTTATGGATTAGGGGCCAAACCTGTTACCTTGACTGTTAACGACAAAGGGATTCAATCACAGTCCTTAGTGTTTCCTTGGGCTTTTGTCAGTAGAGGGGAGCAAATGGTCAAAGTGCAATTATTGAAAAATAGAATTGGCGCTAATACTGAAGAAAAAGTATTGACGTCTATTCAACATTTAGAATATGCTTTTACAGAAGCAATTGCTAAAATAAATACGCCAAAATCAAAAAAAATAGCCATTCTAAAGGGCAATGGACAGTTAGAGGATCAATATATCGCCGATTTTTTAATGTCCGCAAAGGATAATTATCACCTTGCGCCATTTACGTTGGACTCTGTTGCAAAAGCACCAGAGCAAACACTTGCTCAACTCAGGGAATTTGATTTAGCTATTATAGCGAAACCGACAAAGGCTTTTGATGAAAAGCAAATAGAAGTTTTGGATCAATTCATTATGAATGGTGGAAAAACGCTGTGGTTGTTGGATCAAGTACAGGCTGATTTTGATAGTTTACGCGCCAAAGGCAATATGTTAGCCTATCCTAAAGATCAATCATTAGGAGAAATGTTGTTCAAGTATGGCGTGCGTATTAATCCACTTTTGGTGAAAGATGAGGTAGCAACACCAATCAAATTAGCACTGGGGCGTCAAGGAAGTGAAACCCAATACGGCGAATTTATTTGGAAGTTTGCACCTTTTGTGTATCCTGAATCAAATCACCCTATTGTGAAAAATATCGAAGGAGTTCGCATGGATTTTGTTTCGCCTATCGATACCTTGAAAAATAACATTCGAAAAACGGTCTTGTTGCAATCTTCTCAATATTCCTTAACTGTTGGTACTCCAGCAGAAATTACTTTGGATATTCTCAATGAAGAAACTGCTCCTGAACATTATGAGGGAAAGGGGAATTACGTGTTGGGGGTGTTGTTAGAAGGACAATTTAAGTCCGTTTTTGAAAATAGAATTCTGCCATTTGCTTTACAAAATGCGAAAAAACAAAGTGAGGAGACCAAAATGATTGTGATAAGTGATGGTGATATGATCAAAAATCAACTGGATCAGAACTACCAACCGATGGAGTTAGGGTATGATAAATGGACCAATAAATTGTACGGAAATAAAGAGTTTTTATTTAATGCAGTAAATTATTTATTGGATGATTCTGGACTGATTAACCTTCGTACTAAGGAAGTTAAAATTCCGGTATTAGATAAAATGAAGGTTTTTGAACAGCACTCAACCATTCAAATTATCGTGTTGGTTGTTCCTATTGTCGTCCTATTAGTGATCGGTTTTTTATTTTCTTTCTTCAAAAGAAGGGCTTTTGTTAAAAAGTAG
- a CDS encoding PhoH family protein, translated as MNERIIELSEMSPKEFWGPQDIHLDVLKKLYPRVKIIARGSLIKIYGEEEVLDEFERKFVRLVKYFTRYNKIDENAIERIVLDSDLQQTTALDDVLVHGVGGKLIKAMTDNQQKLVKFVEKNDMVFAIGPAGTGKTYTSVALAVRALKNKEVKRIILTRPAVEAGENLGFLPGDMKEKLDPYMQPLYDALRDMIPPQTLEDYLFKGVIQIAPLAFMRGRTLDHAFVILDEAQNTTHSQMKMFLTRMGKNAKFIITGDPGQIDLPRKVSSGLKEAIDILKDVEGIGMLYLDDKDIVRHKLVKRIVNAYKVVEDRRDAIRPDDIKKVENN; from the coding sequence TTGAACGAAAGAATAATAGAACTATCGGAAATGAGTCCTAAAGAGTTTTGGGGACCTCAAGACATTCACTTAGACGTTTTAAAAAAGCTTTATCCTCGTGTAAAAATAATTGCAAGAGGGTCTCTAATAAAAATTTATGGAGAAGAAGAAGTTTTAGATGAATTTGAACGAAAATTTGTCCGTTTGGTCAAATATTTCACTCGATATAATAAGATTGATGAGAATGCGATTGAGCGCATCGTGCTGGATAGCGACTTACAACAAACCACAGCATTAGATGATGTTTTAGTGCATGGTGTTGGAGGAAAACTCATCAAAGCGATGACAGACAATCAGCAAAAGTTAGTCAAATTTGTAGAGAAGAACGACATGGTTTTCGCCATTGGTCCCGCAGGTACAGGAAAAACCTATACAAGCGTTGCTTTGGCCGTTCGCGCCTTAAAAAACAAAGAAGTCAAACGCATTATTTTAACGCGCCCTGCGGTTGAAGCTGGTGAAAATCTAGGTTTTTTACCTGGTGATATGAAAGAGAAGCTAGACCCTTACATGCAGCCTTTATACGATGCCTTGCGCGATATGATTCCTCCTCAAACTTTAGAGGACTATCTCTTCAAGGGCGTTATCCAAATTGCTCCTTTAGCCTTTATGAGAGGTAGAACCTTAGACCATGCGTTTGTTATTTTAGATGAAGCGCAAAACACTACGCATTCGCAAATGAAAATGTTTCTAACGCGTATGGGAAAAAATGCCAAATTCATCATTACTGGAGATCCTGGGCAAATCGATTTACCTCGAAAAGTTTCTTCTGGATTAAAAGAGGCAATCGACATACTAAAAGATGTCGAGGGAATTGGCATGTTGTATTTAGATGACAAAGACATTGTACGTCACAAATTGGTGAAGCGCATTGTCAATGCTTATAAAGTTGTAGAAGATCGAAGAGATGCGATCAGACCAGACGATATAAAAAAGGTTGAAAACAATTAA
- the dnaN gene encoding DNA polymerase III subunit beta: MKFIVSSSYLLKQLQVLGSVISSSNTLHILDNFLFELDHNILRVSASDLETTMSASLEIESTSQGSIAVPAKLLLETLKTFPEQPLTFSVKENNTIEISSDVGKYVLAYSAGDEFPKAESLEDPSRTEVSAGVLATAISKTIFAAGNDDLRPVMSGVFFQFAPTGLIFVATDAHKLVKYSRTDITSPSEASFIMPKKPLNILKNILMASGADVVIEFNDSNAKFTFDNYALTCRLIDGKYPNYEAVIPKENPNKLLLNRVQFLNSVRRVAIYANKTTHQIRLRIAGTELNISAEDIDYSNKADERLTCDYQGDDMQIGFNSRFLLEMLNNLQSDEIQLEMSLPNRAGILTPVDGLEDGEAVTMLVMPVMLNN, translated from the coding sequence ATGAAATTTATAGTATCGAGTTCCTATTTGTTGAAGCAATTACAGGTGTTAGGAAGTGTTATTAGTAGTAGTAATACCTTACATATATTAGACAATTTCTTGTTTGAATTGGATCATAATATCTTGAGAGTTTCAGCTTCTGACTTAGAAACAACAATGTCTGCTAGCCTAGAGATAGAATCAACTAGTCAAGGAAGTATCGCTGTTCCTGCTAAGTTATTGTTGGAAACATTGAAAACATTTCCTGAGCAACCATTGACTTTCTCAGTAAAGGAAAACAATACGATTGAAATTAGTTCAGATGTTGGAAAGTACGTTTTAGCGTATTCTGCAGGGGATGAGTTTCCAAAAGCAGAGAGCTTAGAAGATCCATCAAGAACGGAAGTGTCTGCAGGAGTATTAGCAACAGCAATTAGCAAAACAATTTTTGCTGCAGGAAACGATGACTTAAGACCTGTAATGTCTGGCGTATTTTTTCAATTTGCTCCAACAGGATTAATTTTCGTTGCAACTGATGCACATAAGTTAGTTAAATACTCTCGTACAGATATTACTTCTCCTAGTGAGGCAAGTTTTATCATGCCGAAGAAACCACTTAATATTTTGAAAAATATTTTAATGGCTTCAGGAGCAGATGTAGTAATTGAATTCAACGATTCTAATGCGAAGTTTACCTTTGATAATTACGCGTTAACTTGTCGTTTAATCGATGGAAAGTATCCTAATTACGAAGCAGTAATTCCTAAGGAAAATCCAAATAAATTATTGTTGAACAGAGTTCAATTCTTGAATTCAGTTCGCCGTGTGGCTATTTATGCAAATAAAACAACACACCAAATTAGATTGCGTATTGCTGGTACAGAGTTGAATATCTCAGCAGAAGATATTGATTACTCAAACAAAGCAGATGAGCGTTTGACTTGTGATTATCAAGGAGACGATATGCAAATCGGATTTAACTCAAGATTCTTATTGGAGATGTTGAATAACCTTCAATCGGATGAGATTCAATTAGAAATGTCATTGCCAAACAGAGCCGGTATCTTAACACCAGTAGATGGTTTAGAAGATGGAGAAGCAGTTACGATGCTTGTAATGCCTGTTATGCTAAATAACTAA